The proteins below are encoded in one region of bacterium:
- a CDS encoding ABC transporter permease has translation FGLVSFVAVQRTKEIGIRKVLGATIPNIIIMFGKEFLILIALAFLVASPVAYFMMNSWLENFVYRVSIGAGVFVVAIVFTVTLAIITIGYRIIKMASANPVEALKYE, from the coding sequence TGTTCGGACTGGTTTCGTTTGTTGCAGTGCAGCGAACTAAAGAAATCGGTATACGCAAAGTTCTGGGAGCAACTATTCCAAACATTATAATAATGTTTGGCAAAGAATTTTTGATTTTGATCGCATTGGCTTTTCTTGTTGCCTCGCCTGTCGCTTATTTTATGATGAATAGCTGGCTTGAGAATTTTGTTTACAGAGTGTCCATAGGCGCCGGAGTGTTTGTAGTGGCGATCGTGTTTACCGTGACTCTTGCAATTATTACGATCGGCTACCGCATAATAAAAATGGC